In Zingiber officinale cultivar Zhangliang chromosome 1A, Zo_v1.1, whole genome shotgun sequence, a genomic segment contains:
- the LOC122008233 gene encoding serpin-ZXA-like, whose product IKADEVANEINSWVENVTSNLIKELLPPGSVDSDTRLVLGNALYFKGSWTEKFDASKTLNSEFYLLNGTSVEVAFMTSRKKQFLASYDGFKVLRLPYKQGEDKRSFSMYIFLPDAKDGLWSLEEKLNSESELLTRFLPMQKVEVNKFKLPKFKISFGFEASAVLKSLGLLSPFSVDADLSEMVDSPIGHNLYVSSIFHKSFIEVNEEGTEAAAASAAVLMLRSRSFRMDFDADHPFMFLIREDMTGVLLFTGHVLNPSIE is encoded by the coding sequence ATAAAGGCTGATGAGGTAGCAAATGAAATTAACTCCTGGGTTGAAAATGTTACTTCAAACTTGATCAAAGAGCTCCTTCCTCCTGGATCTGTCGACAGTGACACTAGATTGGTCCTGGGGAATGCACTCTACTTCAAAGGATCGTGGACTGAAAAGTTTGATGCATCTAAGACATTAAACTCTGAATTCTACCTGCTGAATGGAACATCTGTCGAAGTGGCTTTCATGACTAGTAGGAAAAAACAGTTTCTGGCCTCATACGATGGATTCAAGGTTCTTAGGCTTCCCTATAAGCAAGGTGAAGATAAAAGGTCATTCTCTATGTATATCTTTTTGCCAGACGCCAAAGATGGTCTATGGAGTTTGGAGGAGAAGTTAAACAGCGAATCTGAGCTCTTAACACGTTTTCTTCCGATGCAAAAGGTTGAAGTGAACAAATTCAAGCTGCCCAAATTCAAGATATCATTTGGTTTTGAAGCGTCTGCAGTGTTGAAAAGCTTGGGTCTTTTATCACCTTTCAGTGTAGATGCAGATTTGTCAGAAATGGTGGATTCGCCTATTGGGCACAACCTCTATGTATCATCAATTTTCCACAAATCCTTCATTGAAGTCAATGAAGAAGGAACAGAAGCAGCTGCTGCTTCTGCTGCAGTATTGATGCTGAGGTCAAGGTCATTCCGCATGGACTTTGATGCTGATCACCCATTTATGTTTCTGATCAGAGAAGACATGACAGGAGTACTGCTGTTCACTGGGCATGTTCTTAATCCATCAATTGAGTAA